Below is a window of Nitrospira sp. DNA.
AATGGAATCGGCAGAAGCGAGAACGCTGCCAGTTTCCAGTTGAGCATGAATAAAAGCCCCGTGATCCCGATCAGGGTGAGCGACGCCGTCAACATGCCTTCCAATCCATCGATAAAGATCCGCTCGACATGCTCCGTGTCGTTGGTCACCCGGGACATGATTTCCCCCGTCGATCGATCCTCAAAATAGCTGATGGACAATCGTTGGAGGGCGGAGAAGACATGCCGGCGAAGATCGTGGACCACCGTCTGCTCAAGTTGATTATTCAGCCGGATTCTGAGGGAGGCAAACAGATTTTTGAGCACATAGGCGCTCACCAGAAGCCCGATCGCCCATGGCAGCAATGACGCCTGCTTCGCCTGAATCACATCGTCGATGATGATCTTGATGACCCAGGGAGGCACCAGCTCCATCGCCGTCGCACCAGCGGCGCAGACCAGTGTCGCAATTGCAAGGGCGCGATGGGGACGAAGGTATTGTAAGACGCGAAGAAGCGCTTTCACGGTCGGCTCGGCCGGGCAGGTGTCAGATGACCTTCGTAGGCTCTTTTTTCCAATACTGTGAGAACTCGTGCAGCTGAGTGAGGGTGGACAGATCGGTCATGCGATCAAGAAACACTTTGCCGATCAAGTGGTCGAGTTCGTGCTGAATACAGACCGCGTACAATTCTGTCGCCTCGAAATCCAGGTGTTTTCCCTTTCGATCCAGACCTTTGACCCGCACCAGGGAAGGCCTCGTGACTTTCCCTCGCAAGCCGTCGACACTCAAACATCCTTCCCAAGTTTCCACCTGTTCAGGCCCGTAGTAGACGATCGACGGATTAATGAGCACGGTCTCAGGGAATCCGCCCTCGCCCTGGCACCCCATCACGACCAATTGAATCGAGTGCGAAACCTGGGGCGCAGCCAATCCAATGCCCGGCTCATCGTACATCGTTTCAAACATGTCGTCGATCAATCGTTGCAGTTCGGAGGACTTGATCTCCCTCGGGTCCACCGGAGCGGCGATCTTGCGAAGGATAGGATTCCCCAGCTTGGCGATTTTCAGCATCGTTCCTGTCTTCAGTTTCATGACGGGATATTCGTAACATAGGAGTCTTCCGGCCCGCAACCTCCCCTGTTTGTCGCTACAAGCTCCGTTTCGGGCGCCGCGGCTCTGGAATCTCAAAAACGTCTTTGTTGGCGTCCCACCACTCAACCCATTCGTTCGACCACACCGCCCGATCCTGCTTGGTCGAGGTATCCCAATCATGGAATTCGGTCTCGTGGCGGGTCAAGATCCAGAGCGATTGCAGCGCCGACAGCGCCACGAAGCGTTCGTCGTCGCTCACCATGGGAATCAAGATGGGGATGACGGCCTTCTGTCGAACATATCGTGCCTCGAATGCCGCTGCCTTTCTGACGGACGGATTTGGATCTTTTGCCATCACTTCGATCGCCTCGGGTGCCTTCGACGGATCCAGACGAATGGCGACCCGGAGGGCGTGTTCCCGCACACGGGAGATTTCGCTCGGCTCCTTGGCTGTAGCGACGAGTGCTGGCACCCCCGCAACTCCTTTCATCATCAGTAACGTTTCGATCGCATTGTATCGAATGCGTGGGCTCGGCATGGTCAAGGCCTTCACGAGAACCGGAACAGACGGCTCTCCTAGATGCACGAACTCTCCCATCGCCCAGAATTCCTGCTTGCCCTCAAGCAACGGCAGCAAGGCTTCAGCCCGCTTGAGCTCTTCGGGGCTCAGCGGATTCTTATTTGGAGGAATTGAGACATCAGGAATATCCTGATTCGTGGGCGGTGTCTCATACGGCACTTGGACCGGCCATACCGGGGACGGACCGGCCCATCCGGAATGCGGTGCCGTTCCACCAGCCAGTGCGATCGCCAGGATAACCCAGATCCTGAGTGAAGAAAGAATGGTTCACGATGTGGGCGCCTCCTTTCATCCTGCTAGGAAATTCTTGACGGCTCTATTCAATTTCTTCACGCACATCCCGTTTGTGCAAGATCTCGTAGAGAACCGGCAATACCACGAGAATTAAGAATGCCGCCGTCAGCATCCCACCGACCACCACACGGGCCAACGGCTGTTGCGCCTGAGCACCGATCCCGGTCGCGAGGGAGGCGGGTAGGAGTCCGATCGCCGCGCCCAAGGTGGCCATCAGAATCGGGCGCATCTGTACATCGACACCGCGTAACACGGCCTGCCGCAAGTCGAGCCCGGTCCTTCTGAACTCTTCAATGCGTGAGATCAACAACACACCGCCCAATATCGCGACTCCCAACGTCGAAATCATCCCCACCGCGGCCGAAATACTGAAATGGGTATGCGTGATCACCAACGACAGAACACCACCCACCAACGCGAAGGGAACAGCCGCCAACACCAGCAACGCATTTTTTACTGAGTCAAATGTCGTATAGAGCAGGAACAGCATGATGACGAGGCTCACGGGAACGATTGTGGTCAGCCGTTTCTGCTCCTCCTTGAGTTGATCGTACTGCCCGGCCCATTCCATGTGGTAGCCCTCTGATAGGGTGACGTGCTGCGCCAACTTCTCCTGAGCTTCTTCAATCGTACTCTGAAGATCGCGGTCGCGCACACTGAACTTGATCGGGATATACCGGTGGTTGTTTTCGCGGTAGATGATGAAGGCTCCGGTCTGCATGGTGATGGCCGCCAGCTGTTTGAGCGGAATGCGTGCCCCATCCGGCGTGCTCACCAGAATATTGCCGATGGAATCGATATCCCGACGATACTCCGGAAGAAACCTGACGACCAGATCGAACAGCTTCTCTCCTTCATACACTTGGGTTACCGCTTGACCACCGACGGCGGCCTGAACGACCGCATTGACATCGGAGACCCGCAACCCATAACGGGCGCTCGCTTCGCGATCGACTTGAATCAGCACATTCGGTTGACCGATCAACCGGAAGATGCCCAAGTCCTTCACGCCGAAAACCGTTTTCATCACCGCTTCGATCTCGACGGCGCTCGCATCCATGATTTTGAGATCGGACCCGAATAGTTTGATCGAGTTCTCGCCCTTCACACCGGACATGGCCTCTTCCACGTTATCTTCGATGACCTGAGAAAAATTGAAAATAACACCGGGAATGGTTTTCAGCCGATGCTCGATTTCTTCGATAAGATCATCTTTGCTCAATCCTCGACGCCATTCCGATTCGGGTTTAAGATTCGCCAAGAATTCCCCATTAAAAAAGCTGGTAGGGTCCGTCCCATCATCCGGCCGTCCCAGCTGTGAAACGACCGTTTCCACCTCGGGCGAGTCCTTGAACATGCGACGGATGTCGTTCGTCAATCGATCGGCCTGATCGAAAGAAATATCCACCGGCATCGTGGCTCGAACCCATAGATTTCCTTCCTCCAGGGCCGGCATGAATTCACCACCCAGCGATTGCAACGCAATAAACGCGAGCAGCACCAAGCCGGTCGCAAACCCAACCACCATGATCCTATGTTCTAACGCCCATACGACAATCCTGGCATTGGCCTTGCGTAGGGCTCCGACCACGACCGTATCGGTTTCTCTGATCGGCGACCGCAGGAGGAATGAACAGAGCACGGGCGCGAGCGTAAACGCGATCAAGAGCGCACCACACAGAGCAAACCCATACGTCATGGACATGGGTGCGAAGATCTTTCCAGGCACTCCGGTCATCGTAAAGAGCGGCACAAAAGCCACCACGATGATCGCCGTGGAAAAGACGATAGGCCTTCCGACCTGGCGAGCGGCCCGGATGATATGGTGGTGAGTCGTGAGCCCCTGTGCCTCCCGATGCGCCAACTGGAAGAAGATGCTTTCGACCATCACCAACGTTGCATCCACGATGATCCCGAAGTCGATCGCTCCCAAAGATATCAAATTGGCTGACTGTCCGACGAACACCATCATCGTGAAGGTAAACAGCAGCGAGAGCGGGATGGTCAGCGCGACGATCAACGCCGCACGGAGGTCGCCGAGAAATACGATCAAGAGCATGAACACGAGCACCATGCCGCTGATAAGAATGTCTGTGACCGTCTTCACGGTCGTGTTGATCAACACTGTTCGATCGTAGAACGTCTTGATCTTGACCCCGGAGGGCAGTTTCAACCCATTTAACTCCTCAACCTTGGCCCGTACTTTATCGAGGACCGTTAAGGCCTTATAGCCACGTTGCTGGAGCACAACGCCTTCCACCACGTCATCTCGATCATCGATCCCCACTTTTCCGAGGCGCACGCGATGCCCTACGGTCACCGTTCCCAAGGTCTTGACGAAGATCGGCGTTCCATCCTTTTCAGCCACCATCACGTTTTCAATGTCATCGAGATCATTGATGAGGCCCAGCCCTCTAATGTTGTAGCTCTGCGCACCGATCGTCAAATAGTTGCCCCCGACATTGGCGTTGCTGTTCGCCAAGGCGGCCATGATTTGCGAAAGATTGACGCCGTAGCTGATCAGTTTTCCCGGGTCGATATCGACATGATATTCTTTCGTGGTGCCGCCGAATGTCGTCACGTCGATGACACCCGGCACACGTTTGAACGCCCGCCGGACCTGCCAGTCCTGAGTGGTTTTGAGATCGGTCACACTCTGGTCCTGGCCGGTCAACTCATACCGATAGATCTCGGCAATGGTCCACCAGGGAGACAGTACGGGTTGCACACCTTGAGGCAGTTGAACGGAGTTAAGCCGATTCAACACTTCCTGGCGGTCTTGAAAGAGCTCAGTGTCGAAGTCGAAGTACACCTTGACATCGCTGAGACCGAAAATCGAGAGCGACCGGATATCGGTGAGTCCGGGGGTCCCGCTCAAGGCGACTTCGATGGGGATGGTAATTTGCCGCTCAACCTCCTCGGCTGAATATCCTGGAAGTTGGGTGATCAACTCCACCATTGGAGGGGAAGGATCAGGATAGGCCACAATGTCGAGAAGATGAAATGCGTAGAGACCACCGAATAAGAGCAGAACCCCGAACGTGCAGACCAAGAACCGCTGTACCAGTGAGATCTCGACGATTCTAACGATCATGAATTCATCGTAGGCGGCGGCGCTGCGGAGGCAGGACAAACTCGGCGATTATGTACCCTTGACCTGTTCCCCTTTGATCAAGACGGCGCCCTTCGTCACGATCCGCTCTCCCTGCGTCAACCCTTCGAGGACACGAGTCTGATTCGGCGAGATATTCGCGGTCCTCACTTCCCGCTTTACGTACCGGTTTCCTTCTTCAACTACATAGACAAACTGCTTGCCGTCGATTTCCAGTACCGCTTCACGTGGCACCGTGAGAAATGGTCCGGTGCCACTGACGTCGAGTTGCAGCCGAGCAAACATTTCCGGTTTCAGTTCGTGCGTCACATTTTTGACGAGAGCTCGAACCTTGATCGTTCTGGTCACAGGATCGACCACGTCTCCCACCGCTATGACGTTGGCCGGAAAATCAGCATCAGGGTACGCTTCAACTTTCACGACAGCCGACTGGCCTTCCCGTACAAGCGCGAGGTCTCGCTCGTAGACATCGGCCACAACCTCCAGCACGTCGAGATCGGCGATAGTGAACAGCACATGGTCGGCATCCCCGGTCACCGACTGACCAGGCGTAACGGTACGTTCGACGACGACCCCGGTCAACGGACTCTTCAGCTCAAATCGAGATGTGATCTGCTGTTTATCTAGAGGTTTGCGCAGCTCTTCCGGCGCAATCCTGAGCGAAAGCAACCGTTCTTTTGCACGGCGAAACTCCGCTCTGGCTTTGATCAATTCATTTTCGGCCAGTTTCAAATCTTTCAGGGAAAGCGCCTTGTCCTCGTAGAGATCCTTGGCCAACTCATATGCCCTCGTCGCATACTGCAATTCAGAGTCCTCTTTGACATATTCCGAGTAAGCCTGCGCGATATCCGGACTATCCACGATGAGTAAAATATCCCCGGCTTTTACCCTCCCCCCCAGACGGGCTCGCACTTCCACAACCCGCCCCTGTAACGGGGAGGAAATCCGGGAGTACCGGTCCTCGCCATAGGCGATCTTACCCGAGAGGGTTAAGCCTTGCCGAGATGGACCAAGCTCGACGATCATCGTCTCGACATGCGACAGAGTCTCGTTCTTGATAGGCTGGTGTGTTGCCGCATCGAGCCTTGGAGGCTGATCGCTTTGACCGCATGTGGAAAGAAATAGGAGGATCACGGTCAAGGCGAGGGCTAAGGACAATTTGGGGAAACACGTGCAGGAATACACCAGCAGGGCTTTCATCTGTGAATATGAGACCTCAACCCGATCCTTGTCGGCCGCCTCATGATGCGATGTCCTGTCCGACGGCACTCTCCAGTTGAATCACATTCCGTTGGTAAGTGAACAAGGCTTCAATATAGTTTTGCTGAATCGTCCTCGATGTCCTCGCCGCATCGAGCAAATCAAGCAGAGTGACTCCACCGCGTTCATAGGCCCGCTCCACGATCGCAATCGCCGACCGCGCATCATCAAGCACCCCTTCCAGGAACGCTTCGACCAATCGACGACTTTCGATCAAGTTGCGGTAGGCGACATCCACTTGATTCTCGACTTGATTCAGCGTCTTGTCGAGGTCCGCCCCCGCAACCTGCACCGCAGCTTCCGCCTGCATGATACCGCCTTGATTGCGATTGAACAACGGCAGCGGCACACCCAGACTGAAAGCCATCTGATTAGGGTTGTCGGGTCCTTGCGAGCCTTGGGTGCCATAGCCAGCCCCGACGGTCACATCGGGAATCCGGTACGCTTTGGCGAGCTTCAGTTCGGCCGCGCGCTGTGAGAGCGTCATTCGCTTTGTACGAACGTCGGGGCGCGCGTCGATGGCCACGGCACGGAGCTTGGCGATGTCGGGATCCCACCGTTTGTAGTTCAGTCCGGTTGTGAGTTCCATCTCACTCGCCGGGGATACTCGCAACAATTGCCGAAGATCCGATCGGGCCGACTGCGCTTCTTGAATGGCTTGAATCACTTGCGAGTGAAAATCGATAAACTGTAGCCGGATACGGATCAAGTCGACCTCGGCAATATAACCTTTCTTGAATCGAACCGTATTGACATCGAGAATCCGCGAAAACCGGTCCCGATTTTCTTCTGCCAAAGCCAGCCGTCTCCGCGCTAATTGAACGCGGTAGTAGGCGTCCTTGAGGGCGAAGCTGAGTTGCCGAACTGCGTCTTCGAAGGCGGCCTCGGCAGAGTGAAGTCCGAAGTCGGCGCTTTCGATCCGATAACCCCGTTTGCCCGCCAATTCGAACAGCTGCTGAATTTGAGAAGTGATCTGTCCGCTGCTACCCAGTGTGCGTCCCTGGACCGGGGAACTGACCAGCCCCATAGAGGCAACCGGGTTCGGAAACAATCGGGCGGTAATCTGCTGCCCCTTGCTGAACTCGATCCCGTATTTCGCGATCAGCAGATCAAGGTTCTGACGTAAAAAGAGCCCGATCGCCTCTTCGAGGCTCAATCGTAGAGCCGGTGCCGGAAAGATTCGTGCAGCTGGATCTGGACCGACAGGCGTCGATTGCGCAGCCGAGAGGGATTCCCCGGTAAAGCTACTGCTGCTCACCATCGCGAGGCAGAAAAATGTTCTACACAGTCGTTGAATCATTCTCCCAGCACGCCATATGCGGTCTCTGCGGATTATGCGGGAAAGAACCGCGGTTCCCTGGAGGGCCTAGCAACTCATTGCTGTGGAATGGATTGTGTTTGCAACAGCCCTGATTTCACGAGGCTGACGAAGTCCAGCAGGAGGAGCTGAAGCCAGCGGAACCTCGTGTTCCGCGATCAGCGGTCCACGCCGACCTTGGCGTCCGTTTCACGGAGATGCTTCCTGACGCGCACTTTCTCGTGATGTTTGCGGAGCAACTGTCGACGGATAATGTCGCTGTTTTCCGCCACAATCCTGACCAGCCGATCCATATCTTCAGCATGATCCCGAACAAGTTCGGACAGTTTCTGCATCTGCCCTTCCAATCTCTCCAGACGCCCTGTCATGTCGTTCAAGGGATCGGCGGAGGGCTTCACCGAAAGCTTCGCCGCTCGTCGGTTGGTGCTTCGAAGTAGCCCGGTGACAACGACGTCGCGCTTCATGCTGACTCCTTTACCTCAGACTCTTTTCAACCCGTCGACCAGGTCCGGGCCTAGTATTATCCGCATGAAACTGGAAGTCAACGATTCCGCTTCCTTTCTATTTCCTACGGGTCCTGCTACAATCCGGCGCGTGAAGAACATTTTCACCATGGTCTTAGCAGGCGGCAAAGGCGAGCGACTCTTCCCGCTGACGGACCAACGTGCGAAGCCGGCGGTTCCCTTCGGCGGCAAGTATCGTATCATCGATTTTACTCTAAGCAATTGTCTGAACTCAGGACTCCGTAGGATCGTCGTTCTCATTCAATATAAGTCGCACTCCCTCGATCGCCACATCCGGAGCGGCTGGAATATTCTCAACGCTGAACTCGGCGAATATATCGCTTCCGTCCCGCCTCAACAGCGCATCAACGAAGATTGGTATCGTGGCACCGCCGACGCCGTGTATCAGAACCTGTTCTTGATCGACGACGAACAGTCGGAGTTCCTGCTGATCCTCGCCGGCGATCACATTTACAAGATGAACTATGCGGAGATGTACCACTGGCTCATCGCCAAGAGCGCGGATGCGGTCGTCGGCGCCATCGACATTCCCGTCCAGGAAGCCACTCGCTTCGGAGTCATCGCGGTGGATAAAGACTACCGGATTACTCGCTTCGATGAAAAACCGGCGCATCCCATTCCGCTACCCAATGACCCAGCCCATGCCTTCGGCTCAATGGGTATCTACCTATTCCGTACCAAGGCGATCCGGGAACATCTCATCGCCGATGCACGAGAGGACAGTGCGCATGACTTCGGGAAAAACATCATTCCGCGGATGATCAAGCAAGGGCGTGTCTATGCGTTCAAATTTCAAGATGCGAATAGAAAGGCCGTCCAGTATTGGCGCGACATCGGAACGCTCGATGCCTATTGGGAAGCGAATATGGACCTGGTGGCCGTCGACCCACAATTTAACTTCTACGACTCCGAGTGGCCGATTCGCACGTACCAAGGCCAGTTCCCCCCGGCTAAGTTCGTGTTCGCGCAGGACTATCAAGGAGGCCGGATGGGCGTCGCTCTCGACTCAATCGTCTGCGGCGGATGTATCGTCTCGGGAGCTCGCGTCCAGAACTCCGTGCTTTCCCCGAACGTGCGCGTCCAGGATCACGCCGACGTCCGGGAATCCATTCTCATGGAAAACGTGACGATCGGGGAGCATAGCCGTATCAGGCGCGCCATCATCGATAAGGATGTGACGATCCCTCCTCATACTGAAATCGGCTACAACCCGGAGGCCGATGTGCAACGGTTCACCGTCACCGACTCGGGGCTCGTCGTGATCTCAAAGGGAATGAAACTGCATGCCGCCGTCGATCCATCCGGTTGATCTCATCACTGCGCTCCGTCACAAACATCTCACGCCGGTCATCGTGTTTCTCACCTCACGCCGGGCCTGCGACGAAGCCATGGAGACCTTTGACCATGTCGATCTCGTACTCCCGCCGGCACGACAAGAAGCGATCGCCGTCGCTCTTGAACGGATCACGGTTCAACACCCCAGCATTGCCGAGCATCCGTTGATTCCTCTCGTGCGGCGGATCGGGATTGCCGCCCATCATGCCGGACATCTGCCTTCTTGGAAAATCGCGATCGAGGAACTGATGCGACAAGGTCATCTCGATGCGGTATTTGCAACGACAACCTTAGCGGCGGGCGTCGATTTTCCTGCCCGCACGGTCGTGATTACCCAATCGAGCATTCGCAAGTCCCGTGACTTCACCGACCTGACCATCGGCGAAGTCCAGCAAATCGCCGGTCGAGCCGGCCGCCGCGGAAAAGATCACGTGGGGTTTGCGATCGTGACTCCTTCTCCGTATATCGATCTAGCGGTGCTGACCAAAGGGTTGACCGGACAGCCGGAGGCCATCAACAGTCAGTTTACAATCAGCTACCCGATGGTCTTGAACCTCTTGAAGGCCCATCCCCATGAGCAGATTCAAGGAATCTTGGCCAAGAGTTTCGCTCAATTTCAACTGAATCAGCGCGCTGAACTTCTCGAGCAAAAACTAGACGCACTCCATGTGCAGATGGAACCGTTCGGTCCTCGCGTCTGCACGGACTGGATCACCCAATGGCACACCTTCGACCATGCACGAAGACACCGCCATATGCGGCATCAGACGCACCGATCAGAATCGCCGGAAATCTCGGCTCGGTTGCCGTTCCTGACGCCGGGCCGTGTCGTAGGACTCGGCAGAGGTCGCGGGATTGTGCTCCGGCAATATCGGAGCAAGGGCCAAAAGAATTCCATGCTCACCGTCTTACGACCGGACAGCGCCGTCACCGAATGCCCTGTCACCAGCGTGAAAGAAGTCTACGATCGCACGTACGACTGCGCGGAGACCCCGACCTATCCCTGGTGTTCGACCGACACGTTCGATCGACTCAGCCATCAATTAGAAGAACTGCCGTCGCATGTGCCCGAGCTTCCAATACTCGTATCTCTCGGCATCGAACCTCTGCCTGATGCCATCGTTCAATCGTTAGGTGACTTCCCCTGCCCGACTTGTCCTTCGCGACCAACCTGCCAGAAAGACTTCGCGACGGCATCGCGACTTCGCCAGGAACAACAGCGCCATATGAAATCCATCCAAGCGCTCCGGACCAGTTTGTGGCACCGCTTTCGAGAGCTGGTAGAAGTGCTGCAGAAATTCGGGTATCTCACCTCGGCGACACAATTGACGATCGAAGGCGAATGGGCAAGGCTGATCCGCATCGATCATTCGCTGCTGATTACCGAACTGATCCGCGCCGAAGCCTTTACCGGGGCAGACCCGTCCCTCCTCGCCGGCGTCTTGGCCAGTTTGGCACACGATGATGATCGTCCCGGGGCGTTTCCTCGCATCAGTCCTGGGCTGAGTTCCCTGCTCGGACAGGTTCGAAAATTGGCGGAAAGTTTATCGCCCTACGAAGACCCTCCCCTCCTACGCGCCGATGTGGCGGCGTTGGTTGAGCGTTGGATCAGCGATCCCGCCCTCACATGGATCGGACTCTGTCGACTGACCACGATGGCGGAAGGCGATATCTACAGATTACTGGCTAGAACCTTGGAGTTTCTGTCGCAGGTGCAGGCCTTAAAATCTACGCATCCCGGCCTCGCCGAATCCGCTTCGCAAGCGATCACGTTGATCCGACGCGGGGTGTTGGAGGAACTACCGTGAAAGGGCGCGAGAAAAGCGCGACAGGCGTGAAATGCGGGACATGGCCGTCTCGCGTTTCGCGCGAGTCCCGCCGGTCTCGCGACAACGTGGCTTAGTTATGACTACCGACGAGCTTGAACAACTGCTTGCACAGCAACCCGTGGCACTCTTGCATCGCCTGGCCCGTGGACGCGTCCATCGGCACTTTCGTGCCGGCAAGAGGCGACTGATCGAGCTGCTTCTTCAGCATTCAAGCCAGAATCGTACCGGCTTCGAATCCGATCTACAGACCTTGATCGGCGAACGACACTCTCAGCTAGAGTCCGAATCGGCCCACATCCATCATGCTCCAGCGATCGCTCCCAAGAAGGCATCGCCACGCGGAACAGACCCGGACTCCGCTGAAACCGCCATCTCACTATCGGCCTGGCTGGAAGGCCTCGGCGTTCCTTCTCCGCAACCATTTGTCCCGGACCCATGGCAGAACGAGGCTTTGTCCGCTCTGAATGAAGCCGACGTCGTCATCAGCGTCCCCACCGGCAGCGGAAAGACGTATGTGGCCGTTGAAGCTGCCCGCCGAGCCATGGAGGACAATCGCACGGTCATTTACACGTCGCCGCTCAAAGCATTGTCCAACACGAAGTATACGGAGTTTTCTCGAATCTTCGGTCCCGATACAGTCGGCATTCTTACCGGAGATCGCCAGGAAAACGGGCAGGCGCCGTTGCTCATCATGACGACGGAAATCCTGCGAAACCTGCTCTACGATGCCGCCGGCGGAGAAATCGATGTGCGGTTAGACACGCTGGGGCTTGTCATTTTGGACGAGTCACAATATCTCGCAGACCCTGAACGAGGGGTGGTGTGGGAAGAAACCATTATCTTCTGT
It encodes the following:
- a CDS encoding helicase-related protein codes for the protein MPPSIHPVDLITALRHKHLTPVIVFLTSRRACDEAMETFDHVDLVLPPARQEAIAVALERITVQHPSIAEHPLIPLVRRIGIAAHHAGHLPSWKIAIEELMRQGHLDAVFATTTLAAGVDFPARTVVITQSSIRKSRDFTDLTIGEVQQIAGRAGRRGKDHVGFAIVTPSPYIDLAVLTKGLTGQPEAINSQFTISYPMVLNLLKAHPHEQIQGILAKSFAQFQLNQRAELLEQKLDALHVQMEPFGPRVCTDWITQWHTFDHARRHRHMRHQTHRSESPEISARLPFLTPGRVVGLGRGRGIVLRQYRSKGQKNSMLTVLRPDSAVTECPVTSVKEVYDRTYDCAETPTYPWCSTDTFDRLSHQLEELPSHVPELPILVSLGIEPLPDAIVQSLGDFPCPTCPSRPTCQKDFATASRLRQEQQRHMKSIQALRTSLWHRFRELVEVLQKFGYLTSATQLTIEGEWARLIRIDHSLLITELIRAEAFTGADPSLLAGVLASLAHDDDRPGAFPRISPGLSSLLGQVRKLAESLSPYEDPPLLRADVAALVERWISDPALTWIGLCRLTTMAEGDIYRLLARTLEFLSQVQALKSTHPGLAESASQAITLIRRGVLEELP
- the def gene encoding peptide deformylase, encoding MKLKTGTMLKIAKLGNPILRKIAAPVDPREIKSSELQRLIDDMFETMYDEPGIGLAAPQVSHSIQLVVMGCQGEGGFPETVLINPSIVYYGPEQVETWEGCLSVDGLRGKVTRPSLVRVKGLDRKGKHLDFEATELYAVCIQHELDHLIGKVFLDRMTDLSTLTQLHEFSQYWKKEPTKVI
- the glgC gene encoding glucose-1-phosphate adenylyltransferase codes for the protein MKNIFTMVLAGGKGERLFPLTDQRAKPAVPFGGKYRIIDFTLSNCLNSGLRRIVVLIQYKSHSLDRHIRSGWNILNAELGEYIASVPPQQRINEDWYRGTADAVYQNLFLIDDEQSEFLLILAGDHIYKMNYAEMYHWLIAKSADAVVGAIDIPVQEATRFGVIAVDKDYRITRFDEKPAHPIPLPNDPAHAFGSMGIYLFRTKAIREHLIADAREDSAHDFGKNIIPRMIKQGRVYAFKFQDANRKAVQYWRDIGTLDAYWEANMDLVAVDPQFNFYDSEWPIRTYQGQFPPAKFVFAQDYQGGRMGVALDSIVCGGCIVSGARVQNSVLSPNVRVQDHADVRESILMENVTIGEHSRIRRAIIDKDVTIPPHTEIGYNPEADVQRFTVTDSGLVVISKGMKLHAAVDPSG
- a CDS encoding efflux RND transporter periplasmic adaptor subunit, whose translation is MKALLVYSCTCFPKLSLALALTVILLFLSTCGQSDQPPRLDAATHQPIKNETLSHVETMIVELGPSRQGLTLSGKIAYGEDRYSRISSPLQGRVVEVRARLGGRVKAGDILLIVDSPDIAQAYSEYVKEDSELQYATRAYELAKDLYEDKALSLKDLKLAENELIKARAEFRRAKERLLSLRIAPEELRKPLDKQQITSRFELKSPLTGVVVERTVTPGQSVTGDADHVLFTIADLDVLEVVADVYERDLALVREGQSAVVKVEAYPDADFPANVIAVGDVVDPVTRTIKVRALVKNVTHELKPEMFARLQLDVSGTGPFLTVPREAVLEIDGKQFVYVVEEGNRYVKREVRTANISPNQTRVLEGLTQGERIVTKGAVLIKGEQVKGT
- a CDS encoding TolC family protein, with protein sequence MIQRLCRTFFCLAMVSSSSFTGESLSAAQSTPVGPDPAARIFPAPALRLSLEEAIGLFLRQNLDLLIAKYGIEFSKGQQITARLFPNPVASMGLVSSPVQGRTLGSSGQITSQIQQLFELAGKRGYRIESADFGLHSAEAAFEDAVRQLSFALKDAYYRVQLARRRLALAEENRDRFSRILDVNTVRFKKGYIAEVDLIRIRLQFIDFHSQVIQAIQEAQSARSDLRQLLRVSPASEMELTTGLNYKRWDPDIAKLRAVAIDARPDVRTKRMTLSQRAAELKLAKAYRIPDVTVGAGYGTQGSQGPDNPNQMAFSLGVPLPLFNRNQGGIMQAEAAVQVAGADLDKTLNQVENQVDVAYRNLIESRRLVEAFLEGVLDDARSAIAIVERAYERGGVTLLDLLDAARTSRTIQQNYIEALFTYQRNVIQLESAVGQDIAS
- a CDS encoding CusA/CzcA family heavy metal efflux RND transporter gives rise to the protein MIVRIVEISLVQRFLVCTFGVLLLFGGLYAFHLLDIVAYPDPSPPMVELITQLPGYSAEEVERQITIPIEVALSGTPGLTDIRSLSIFGLSDVKVYFDFDTELFQDRQEVLNRLNSVQLPQGVQPVLSPWWTIAEIYRYELTGQDQSVTDLKTTQDWQVRRAFKRVPGVIDVTTFGGTTKEYHVDIDPGKLISYGVNLSQIMAALANSNANVGGNYLTIGAQSYNIRGLGLINDLDDIENVMVAEKDGTPIFVKTLGTVTVGHRVRLGKVGIDDRDDVVEGVVLQQRGYKALTVLDKVRAKVEELNGLKLPSGVKIKTFYDRTVLINTTVKTVTDILISGMVLVFMLLIVFLGDLRAALIVALTIPLSLLFTFTMMVFVGQSANLISLGAIDFGIIVDATLVMVESIFFQLAHREAQGLTTHHHIIRAARQVGRPIVFSTAIIVVAFVPLFTMTGVPGKIFAPMSMTYGFALCGALLIAFTLAPVLCSFLLRSPIRETDTVVVGALRKANARIVVWALEHRIMVVGFATGLVLLAFIALQSLGGEFMPALEEGNLWVRATMPVDISFDQADRLTNDIRRMFKDSPEVETVVSQLGRPDDGTDPTSFFNGEFLANLKPESEWRRGLSKDDLIEEIEHRLKTIPGVIFNFSQVIEDNVEEAMSGVKGENSIKLFGSDLKIMDASAVEIEAVMKTVFGVKDLGIFRLIGQPNVLIQVDREASARYGLRVSDVNAVVQAAVGGQAVTQVYEGEKLFDLVVRFLPEYRRDIDSIGNILVSTPDGARIPLKQLAAITMQTGAFIIYRENNHRYIPIKFSVRDRDLQSTIEEAQEKLAQHVTLSEGYHMEWAGQYDQLKEEQKRLTTIVPVSLVIMLFLLYTTFDSVKNALLVLAAVPFALVGGVLSLVITHTHFSISAAVGMISTLGVAILGGVLLISRIEEFRRTGLDLRQAVLRGVDVQMRPILMATLGAAIGLLPASLATGIGAQAQQPLARVVVGGMLTAAFLILVVLPVLYEILHKRDVREEIE
- a CDS encoding HEAT repeat domain-containing protein, yielding MPYETPPTNQDIPDVSIPPNKNPLSPEELKRAEALLPLLEGKQEFWAMGEFVHLGEPSVPVLVKALTMPSPRIRYNAIETLLMMKGVAGVPALVATAKEPSEISRVREHALRVAIRLDPSKAPEAIEVMAKDPNPSVRKAAAFEARYVRQKAVIPILIPMVSDDERFVALSALQSLWILTRHETEFHDWDTSTKQDRAVWSNEWVEWWDANKDVFEIPEPRRPKRSL